The following nucleotide sequence is from Pseudobdellovibrionaceae bacterium.
AAAATGCCAGTTCCCACTCCAACCAATAGAGTGTGAAAAACCAATTCAGGCAAAAGAGAGACTAATAAATCTGTTTGAAGAAGTTGTTCGATACCCAGTTGGAGCCCAGAAAATTGTGCAGTGAGGACGAAAACACTAAAGAGAATTGGAGGAACTAATCCGGGAATCCAGGTCAGGTATCGAACCTGATATCGTCCCTGCTGGCGAACATCTGAACTCCGACTGAGAATAAGGGAAAAACCAAACAAAAAAAGCATTTGCACAAGGGAAAGCACAAAGGCCTGAGACCAACCTCCGCCTTGACGGATTTTTTCGTAAATCAGCACCTCAATCGTCTGGCCATTGAGACCACCCATTATTAAGGGGACGGCGAAGGATGCAAAGCAAAGAGCAAAAACATAGAACGCCAACAGTGCCAGATCGGCCCGAAGATAGCCGAGCAGACCTGTCCGAACCAAACTCCATCGAGAAGCCCCTTCCACCCAGGCCAACTCAACCATTCCACCCAACTTGCCACTAATTAATCGGCTGATCGTTACCGCCACTAGGCCTGCACACATCAATGTATGAACCAAGACTATGCCGCGGAGACCAAATGGATAGTGACCTATTAATCCGGATAGGTTCAAAACCGGAAGTATGACGAACAGGGCGGGTAAGAACCCTGGTAGTAGGCAAAAAACCTCCAGCCATCCTCTAAACCTGGAATTCTGCCAATGAAGAAGCCCAAGGGCACCACCTAACCCCAAAATCATAGAAGCAATGGAGCTCAAAAAGCTCTGCGCCGTAGTTTTCCACAAAACATCGATGAGGTGGCCCAAGGCTGGCCATTGCCAATTTGAGGAAAATAGGAGTATTGCAAACAGGGGACCAACCAAGATCGCGCCAAGTCCTATGCGGCACAATGATCTGAGTCTACTCTCCATGGGGAATATCCCTATTGAACATAGTCTTTGAGCTGATCGACAAAAGCCTGTGGCAAGTTATCCTTGTGGCGAATGAAAACTCGCATCTGCTCAAAATCCATCAAGGGGAGTTTTGGCAATTGAGAAAACAAACTGTCACCAACAACCCCTGCTACAACTGGAAACATATAATTCCTCTCCATCAAAATTTTCTGAGAGGATGGGCGCAGTAAATAGTGCACAAATTCCTCTGCCTTTAGGCATGCGTCACAATCCTTAGGTATGGCCGCCCATTCCACTTCAACCGGATGCCCCTCTTTAAATACCGCCGGCTGATAGGAAAAATCCTTTTCCTCCTGCCAGTGATACACAGGAGAAGTGCCATAAGAAAAAGTGAGTTTCGCTGACTTCTTGCGAAACATCCCATAGGAGGCGCTCCAGCTTGGAGCAATTGACATCAATGAATGGGAAAGTGCCTTCATGCGCTCTTGGGACAACTCTTCCCGCTGAGATCCCGAAAAAACCCATGTCACCAAATGAATTCCAGATACCGCGTAACGTGGATCCGGAACTGAGAGGCTGTCGGCATACACCGACTTGGACAAATCAGACCAGGATTTCGGAGGCTCAATTTCTCCCTTGCGGTAGATAAAGGTCATTGGCGCCCATGAGAATGGTAACATCTTGGCCATTCCATTCACCTTGAATCTCTCAGGAGGGGGAATTCCTTTATTCCATTCAACACCTTCGGGCCACTGCATGTTTCGCCAGGAAAATTCCGTACGCGCCTTGAAAGTGTGAGCAACACTCAAACCTAAGACCAAATCCACTTTCCGCTCGGGGAATTGAATGAGCTTTTCAAGAAAAAGAGCCGAATCCCCACCGTCCACATATTCGATGATACAATCACACAAGGTCTCAAACTCTTTCTTCAGCAGAGGGCCAGGTCCGGACGGCAACATGAAGGAGCCGTAGGTCATCACGCGCACGACTTGCCGCTTGTCGGGCTTCGGTCCGTATTCTCTTACATTACGGATCACCCATCCCACCATGATCAACACGACAATGGCAGCAATTACGACCTGAATAATCAGGAAGCGGGATTTATTCATCACCACCAAATTCCCCGTTGGCGCTTGTAGAAGAAGTAATCAAAACCCATACAACGACCGGCGCCCACCCACCACATAATGATAAATACAGCGAGAAACATGCGATGGAGGTCGGCGACTGAAGGACCGGTGTTGTAGAAAAAATTGATGGTCAAAAACACGCCCATCAAGGCTACCGGCCGCACCAAAAATCCAATCAAAAAACTCACGCCAATGATGAACTCAGTACAAGTAATGAGGTAGGCAAATATCTTCCAGTTGGGGACCACCACTGTTTCCAAAACGTCTTTGTACCACTCAGGGGCAGTGCTAATCGGCAACCATTCGTCGATGGACCGACTCAAAATCGGCTGAACGAGGAAGTCACCATCAAATCTCTCCAGGGCACGTTCCAAAAAGAAGTACCCCATGTAAAGCCTGAGAAAAGCGATGGGCAACATATGTCCCACATATTTTACACTTTCAAAGAAGGAAACGATCATAGACCCATCTTCTCCCACCATGAGTAAGGGTGTCAACGAAGGCCTTTAGAGACGTCGGGGGCATAGCTCAAAAAGAAAACATTTTTCACAGTCTGCTTTTCGTGCTCGACAAACAGTGCGGCCGTGATGGATCAACCAGTGGGAAAAGTTGATCCAATGCTCCTTGGGAACCATCTCCACCAGCTCCCTCTCAATCTTGACGGCATCCTTGCCACGGACAAAACCCAGGCGGTTACTCAAGCGGGTGACGTGAGTATCCACCACGACGCCAGAAGGGATCTGGAAGGCATTACCTAAAACCACATTGGCTGTTTTGCGGCCGACTCCCGCCAGTTGCGTCAATTGATCCAAGTCCTGAGGAACCTCGCCATTATGGTCTTGTAAAAGCTGACGGCAACAACTCTGAATATTTTTTGCCTTATTTCTAAAAAAACCAGTGGAGCGGATATCCTCTTCCAGGTCGCTCAATTTGGCCTGGGCATAGCCTTCAAGGTCGGGATACTTTTTAAACAGTCTCTCGGTCACTTTGTTGACCCGCTCGTCTGTACACTGGGCACTCAAAATCGTGGCAATTAACAGCTCAACCGGCGTCGAGTAGTTGAGAGCACAATGGGCATTGGGGTAGTAGCGCTCCAGTAGGCTCACCACTTCGCCCATTCTCTCTCGACGTTTAGCCAGGGACTCTCGTCCAGCAAGAGCTTTACCCACCTTTTTTTTCCTCGTCTGAGATCGACTCATATGACTCCTCTGGCCCAGGGGTACAGATGCCCACGGCCGAAGTCAAGGCTGCAACTCCGCCGCTGGTCCGGATTTCCCAGGTCCCGTCGCAGACACGGCAACGATTGGCTACAATATTATTGAGAGGAGTCGCCCATGGATGGACCAAGAGCCCCACAGGACGTGGAGTTAAGCCAAGTTTTCGAATTTCTCGACACTCAGCTTCGACCAAAAGCAGATTGGTCGATTAAGCAGGAATACCCAACTGCTCTGACTAAAGAAAACTCGGGAAACATTCGAATTATCAAGTCCAATGACAAAATCATTGCCCACGCAGTTGTTCACTACAGTTTGACGAAAACAGCAGCTGGGATTTTTAAAGTTGCGGCCATTGGCAGCGTCGTAACTGATCCCGAGTTTCGCAATCAGGGACTGAGCCGACAGGTGATCGAATCCTGCCTTAAAACGGCGGAACTACACGGCTGTGACTTCGCCGTGTTGTGGACCAACCTGTATGACTTTTATCGCAAATTTGAATTCGAGCTGGCTGGCTCCGAAGTCGCCTTGGTGATCGAAAAGGAATTCAGCCCTCCGAATGAAAACCTACGTATTATGGAGACCACCAAAGTGGCAGCCGAGGCTCTGTTGCGAGTTTACTCACAGCACACCGTTGGAGCCATTCGTATTGCCGAGGACTTTCGTAAGTACCTCGCCATTCCCAACACCAAGCTCTACACCGCCTGGGATGCACACAACAATCTGAAGGCCTATGCCGTGGAAGGCAAGGGTGTGGATCTGGTTGGATATATTCATGAGTGGGGCGGTTCAGTCTCGAGCCTCTTGCCTTTATTGGCTCATGTTCGGCGGCAAGCCAAAACGCCTATTACGATCATCGCCTCGGGAAGGGCCACTAATCTTTCACGACAACTGGTGGAGTACGGCGCTCTGAAAAACGAAGGCTTTTTGGGGATGATCAAGATTCTAAATCCCAAAAACCTGTGTTTCAAACTCATGCGCTACGCCCGCGCCCTGGGAAAAGAAGACTGGGTTTTCGACTACAGCGAAGGGCTTTACTATATAGGCACCTCAAAAGGACTTTTTAAAACCGACAGCCCGAAAGATGTGGTCAAGTTGGTGTTTGGCCCCCTTAAAGCCCACGAGATCAAGGGCTTTGACGAAGAGACAACTAAGGTAATGGAAGAGGTTCTTCCCATTCCCTTTTGGATCTGGGGCTGGGACTCCATATGAGTGACAGAGGGGTGGAAGTGGCACAGTCGAACATTCGCACTCTCATGGCCATTCACTTTGCCCTGACCTTGTTTATGCCCGTTCTGATTTTTCTTCTCGTCGGATGTACCGAAGACCCCGAAGTGAAAAAGGCTGAACTCGGCCCTCAGTCAACAGTAGAGCAAGTGAACAAGGCTCTCGACGACGCCATGGAAAACCGCAGCCCAATGGAAACTAAAGTGGGTGACCAGGTTCTTTATGAGATCAATCAAAGAGTGGAAACCAGCACCGTCATTAAACTTAAAGACGTGATCATGGACGTCAAGACCCGCCAGGAAGATGACAAGTTTGTCATTTACCTCATTGACGAAACCACCACGGACTATCAAGGTGAAGAGCCTGACGTGGTCAAAAAAGAAGTGGAGTGGCGAATTGCCAAACCGGAACTTCCTGAACTGCCGCCCTTATCTCTCTCTCCATTTCGAGTTTTGACTGCCCAACAAGAGGTATTAGCCAAGGCCCCTCCTGTCACTTTTCACAATTTGAGCATCACCAAAGGTATTCGCCCTGCTCCGCCTGCCGTCGTCGACACCTCCGATTGTCGCGGACTCTCACCCTGTCACCTCAATGTCACCGAGGTGAATTTCGACCTGGTCGAGTGGCCCAAACCCGATGACTGGAAGGTCACCAAGTACCGCTACATCTATTCATCTGACACACCCTACCCCGCCCACCTGGTCCTTCTCTGTGTAAAGACTCTGGTGGACACAGAGGCTCGGGATTATTTTGTTTCCCAGTGTCAAATCCTCAAGGACTTCATCAAAGGTCCATAAGGTGCCAGGTTCCGAAAATGCAACTCGATGCACAAACTGATGTGAAGCTTTGCCCTCATATCAGTTTTTGCTTCGAGTTGCATTTTCGGAACCTGGCACCTTATGGTAGCCTTGCGTCTTTAGAGGAGGTTTCCCATGAAAAATGTTGCTGTCGTTTTGTCTGGCTGTGGCTTTAAAGATGGAGCCGAGATCACTGAAGCCGTGAGCACTTTGATTGCGCTGAGCGAATTTGGCGCCCACTACCAGGTCTTTGCACCAAACATGGACGTGACCAGCACCAATCATTTGCAGGACTCCAGCGGCGAGACCCGCAATTTGATGGTCGAGAGCGCACGCATTGCCCGCGGTGACGTCAAGGACATCAAGACTCTCAATTCCGACCAATTTGATGCCGTGGTTTTTCCCGGTGGCTTTGGTGCTGCTCTCCATCTTTGTAACTGGGCGCAAAATGGTTCCGCTTGTACGGTGAACCCGGAAGTGGAAAAGACGATTAAGGCGTTTTACTCCCAATCCAAACCCATTGGGGCCATCTGTATCGCTCCGGCTCTCATTGCCCGCGTTCTTGGTGAGCACGGAGTGACTGTTACCATCGGCAACGACAAAGAAACCGCCCAAGAGATTGGCAAAACCGGAGCCCAGCATGTGGAATGCGCTGTCGATGACTATGTGACAGATCGGGAACGCAAAGTCATCACCACTCCGGCTTACATGTACGATGCCAAACCCAACCAGGTATTCACTGGTGTGCGCAAGGCGATCAAAGAATTGGTGGAAATGGCCTAATCAGCCTCTTATCCTAAGGCCTTTTTGAATCGTTCAAGGACACGCTTGTGGCTGGGATTCAGCCACAGGCTTTCAAATATCTTCACTTCTCGTCCAGAATTCCAAGATCGAATACTCTTAAGCGGCTCTTTGGGCCAGCGAATGGCCCTTTCCAGCCACTGCCGAGCAGCTGTCTCTGCCCGTTCTGGCAAGACAATTTCATGTACCAGTTTCATGGCTCTGGCTTCATAACTGGAGTAGGTGCGGGCTTCAATAAGAGCTCTCAACATAGACCCCGTGCCTAATTTCTTTTCCCACCGGGCCCCTCCGCCCCAACCGAATGTCAATGAAAGTCGACGCTGCCAAAACCCAAGGTGAGCTTCAGGCGTAGCGACAACATGATCAAAAACACTGAGCACTTCCATACCGCCACCGAAGCAGTCCCCCGACACAACTGCTACTTTTGGCGCCGGCAGGGCATTGAGTTTTTGCAGAACCTGGCGAATGCGCAGATTAGCTCGTAAGCCCTGCATGCGGAATTTCATTGAGGCATAATGGCTTAAGTTTCCGCCGGTGCAAAAAAATCGAGGACTGGCCGACCGAAACAGCAGGCCATCAAATTGGCCCTTGTATTGTTTCAAGGCTTGAGCCAAAGAATCAGCTTCGGCCTGGCCAAAGGAATTGCCGTGCTTAATATTTCCTAAGGTGATGACGAGAATTCGATTTTCCAGAACTGCAGTCAGAGTTTTCAAAATCAGACTTTTTCCATGAGTTGGCGGTAGATGTCGTCGTACTTTACGAACTTCATACCCGCACCCTGACCTCCGGTGCAAGAACCACTTCGGGTGATCCACACAATTTTTGCATTCATGACGTGCTCCCGCCCCAGATCATGAAGGTGAACCTTAAGCTTCACCAGATCTCCAACCGACACGTTTGACTTGCCAAAGAACTCGCAGTAGGCACCGCCCATGCTCAGATTATAAATGTGAGAAGGGAGAACCTCACCGGACATGAAAGTCTCCATAGTTGCAATCTGATGGGTAGGAAAACGCTTAAACCTCTGCTGAGTGATTGACCTAGAGACCATAAGTTTTCTAGCCACCCCAACGAAGGCTCTCTCATCAAATGGCTTGGGCAAAAAGAACAAACGATGATCCTCTCGGCCCAAGAAGCGATCAAAGCGCAGATCATCGGCCAAAATCAGTGTCGGCGCATTGAATCCCTCCTTACGCAGATCCATTGTAAAATCATAATCGTCTTTGCGAAATTGCTTGGTCTCGTAGGCAAGAAGGTGAATGGCCTTATTCTCCACAATGGCCCGAGCAGTGCGCTCATCGAAGGAAAGGTGCACAGGATAGGGAAGCTTGGTCTCCAAGGCCAGTCGCATGGCCTCCGCCTCCGTCACCGAATTGCAGTGAAGTAGTATCTTCTGCACTGTTTTGCGCCCCTTGTACTTTTGTCCAGTAAATTACCAGGAGCAGATATGGTTCGCTTCTTAGCTTGTTCTTTTTCCCAATTTCTAGACTCTGTCTCCTTGAATTAGCTTCTGGCTAGTCCTTCGTCGACACAGTCTAGAACTAGAAAAAAATCCCTGCGCTAATAAGCAAACTATATCTG
It contains:
- the elbB gene encoding isoprenoid biosynthesis glyoxalase ElbB, encoding MKNVAVVLSGCGFKDGAEITEAVSTLIALSEFGAHYQVFAPNMDVTSTNHLQDSSGETRNLMVESARIARGDVKDIKTLNSDQFDAVVFPGGFGAALHLCNWAQNGSACTVNPEVEKTIKAFYSQSKPIGAICIAPALIARVLGEHGVTVTIGNDKETAQEIGKTGAQHVECAVDDYVTDRERKVITTPAYMYDAKPNQVFTGVRKAIKELVEMA
- a CDS encoding enoyl-CoA hydratase/isomerase family protein; this translates as MKTLTAVLENRILVITLGNIKHGNSFGQAEADSLAQALKQYKGQFDGLLFRSASPRFFCTGGNLSHYASMKFRMQGLRANLRIRQVLQKLNALPAPKVAVVSGDCFGGGMEVLSVFDHVVATPEAHLGFWQRRLSLTFGWGGGARWEKKLGTGSMLRALIEARTYSSYEARAMKLVHEIVLPERAETAARQWLERAIRWPKEPLKSIRSWNSGREVKIFESLWLNPSHKRVLERFKKALG
- a CDS encoding thiamine ABC transporter substrate-binding protein: MMNKSRFLIIQVVIAAIVVLIMVGWVIRNVREYGPKPDKRQVVRVMTYGSFMLPSGPGPLLKKEFETLCDCIIEYVDGGDSALFLEKLIQFPERKVDLVLGLSVAHTFKARTEFSWRNMQWPEGVEWNKGIPPPERFKVNGMAKMLPFSWAPMTFIYRKGEIEPPKSWSDLSKSVYADSLSVPDPRYAVSGIHLVTWVFSGSQREELSQERMKALSHSLMSIAPSWSASYGMFRKKSAKLTFSYGTSPVYHWQEEKDFSYQPAVFKEGHPVEVEWAAIPKDCDACLKAEEFVHYLLRPSSQKILMERNYMFPVVAGVVGDSLFSQLPKLPLMDFEQMRVFIRHKDNLPQAFVDQLKDYVQ
- the nth gene encoding endonuclease III; the encoded protein is MSRSQTRKKKVGKALAGRESLAKRRERMGEVVSLLERYYPNAHCALNYSTPVELLIATILSAQCTDERVNKVTERLFKKYPDLEGYAQAKLSDLEEDIRSTGFFRNKAKNIQSCCRQLLQDHNGEVPQDLDQLTQLAGVGRKTANVVLGNAFQIPSGVVVDTHVTRLSNRLGFVRGKDAVKIERELVEMVPKEHWINFSHWLIHHGRTVCRARKADCEKCFLFELCPRRL
- a CDS encoding GNAT family N-acetyltransferase produces the protein MDGPRAPQDVELSQVFEFLDTQLRPKADWSIKQEYPTALTKENSGNIRIIKSNDKIIAHAVVHYSLTKTAAGIFKVAAIGSVVTDPEFRNQGLSRQVIESCLKTAELHGCDFAVLWTNLYDFYRKFEFELAGSEVALVIEKEFSPPNENLRIMETTKVAAEALLRVYSQHTVGAIRIAEDFRKYLAIPNTKLYTAWDAHNNLKAYAVEGKGVDLVGYIHEWGGSVSSLLPLLAHVRRQAKTPITIIASGRATNLSRQLVEYGALKNEGFLGMIKILNPKNLCFKLMRYARALGKEDWVFDYSEGLYYIGTSKGLFKTDSPKDVVKLVFGPLKAHEIKGFDEETTKVMEEVLPIPFWIWGWDSI
- a CDS encoding PilZ domain-containing protein, with product MQKILLHCNSVTEAEAMRLALETKLPYPVHLSFDERTARAIVENKAIHLLAYETKQFRKDDYDFTMDLRKEGFNAPTLILADDLRFDRFLGREDHRLFFLPKPFDERAFVGVARKLMVSRSITQQRFKRFPTHQIATMETFMSGEVLPSHIYNLSMGGAYCEFFGKSNVSVGDLVKLKVHLHDLGREHVMNAKIVWITRSGSCTGGQGAGMKFVKYDDIYRQLMEKV
- a CDS encoding DoxX family membrane protein codes for the protein MIVSFFESVKYVGHMLPIAFLRLYMGYFFLERALERFDGDFLVQPILSRSIDEWLPISTAPEWYKDVLETVVVPNWKIFAYLITCTEFIIGVSFLIGFLVRPVALMGVFLTINFFYNTGPSVADLHRMFLAVFIIMWWVGAGRCMGFDYFFYKRQRGIWW